A window of Bacteroidia bacterium genomic DNA:
ATATTCAAGCCAAATTCAACGATTTTACCCATAAAAACAATACTGATTTCGAAGATTCCGGACTCGTAAATTTCAACTTTGTTAATGGAGGAATGGGTAGTATTAATTATTCTACCTCTGTTTGGGATACTAATTTGGAAAGTTCCATTACCATTGTCGGCGAAAAAGGAAGTGTTAAAATTGGTGGACAATATATGAATGAAGTGGAGTATTGCCACATTAAAGACTATACTATGCCCGAACTTGCCCCTGTAAATCCGGCTAACGATTACGGTGGATATAAAGGTTCTGCGGCCAATCACCATTACATTATTGAAAACGTGGTGGATGTGTTAAAAGGTCGTAGTAGTATCACTACCAATGCTTTAGAAGGTTTGAAAGTGGTTGAGATTATTGAACGAATTTATTCCCTTAGACCTAAGAATGTAATTAAAGCCAATCATTAAGATTGGTTTTTTTTTGGTTTTTATGTAAGGCCTTATTTGGCGGGCCCCCTTCGCCTTCCTTTCATTTGTGTGATGATCAAGTTGCATGCATGAAGGCTTCGGGTCACGCTATCGTCTGTAGTCCCGGCTCAGCCCACAAGCCTTATTAGCCGGGAGCTACTTGCCTCTATCGTTGCCCGAGGTGCAACCCCAGTCATTAACAAAAAACCGGATTTACAACCAACCTCCTCCATTGATGAATGGTGAGTTCGGAAGGAAGGTCAGGTGTAAATTGGATATGCTGATTAGGCTATGCCAGAATTGTCTTGAACCCAGATTGTCATTTGAAACGAAGTGAACAAATGACAAGCGCGATGGGATATGGGATGATTTGGGTTAATTCCGAGCTAGTGTTAGTTAGTGCCGAGGAAACAAAATGTTAGTCCTATTTTACAAGAAATATTAACACTTAATAGGACTTACATTTTGTACTCTCGGTATTCTTTCAAACTTAGGAATATGCCGAGGATACATTATGTTATCAATTTTACATAAGAAAACTAGTATATAAATTGATATTACATAATGTTCTCTCGGTAAAAATTACTTGAAAGCCTTACTAACACTTGTCTCGAAACGTAGTTTAAAATTTCTATTGACAATTTTGGGATTAATTTGGGTTAAAGGTAGCATGGTACTTTCCGGGGTTCGGTCGGGTAGGGATAGAAGTGGATAGCCCACAGCCCCAAACCCTTTTGGGGCGAGGACTAGGAACGAATAGCCCGGGCCTGAGCCTGATAAAATTTTGTAATGGTGTTTCTTTCTGGCGAAGGCACCCGCCAAATAAAAAAAGCAGAGGAATTTTACTTATTTCTTCTCTTGACCGTCTTTGAATTTTTGAGTCAGAATAAGTTCACCTTTTTCATTATATTCTTTCCAAATGCCGTCCTTTTTACCTTTTACGAAAATGCCTTCCGATTTGAGTTTTCCATCTGGATAGTACTCTTTAAAAGGCCCATCAAATTCGTTGTTTAAATATGTTCCTTCGGTGGCCAAAATTTCATTTTTGTGGTAGGTTTTAAAAGGGCCGTTTAAATCTCCAAAGGTGTAGGTATATTCGATAGATTTTTTGCCATCTTCGAAATACCAAGTAGCTTTTCCATTGCGTTTACCTTGAACATAAATGGCTTCTTCTTGTTTTTTTCCGTTGGTATACCAGGTGTTTTTAGTTCCGTTCAACACCCCGTTTTCGTAAACTGCTTCGGAGCTT
This region includes:
- a CDS encoding toxin-antitoxin system YwqK family antitoxin, giving the protein MNLFVLIPFICLSYIQAAHNMSSKPLVPDTCNKVDANGAKQGYWIEFSGTKGSRTYKENRGTYINNKKNQTWVEYSGDATTLTKIENYILGAKEGIFIELENGGIKKEDWYKSDKLHGTCKTYSFGSRLSSEAVYENGVLNGTKNTWYTNGKKQEEAIYVQGKRNGKATWYFEDGKKSIEYTYTFGDLNGPFKTYHKNEILATEGTYLNNEFDGPFKEYYPDGKLKSEGIFVKGKKDGIWKEYNEKGELILTQKFKDGQEKK